The genome window CCAGCGCATCCGCGCCTCGCGGTTCTCCGGACCGCGCAGGTGTTCGGGGACGTCAGACTTGAGGTCGTCGGCGCCCAGGTCGTCGGCGATGGTCATGTGCACCCCGCGCACGGCCTTGCTGCGGGTGGCGTGGTCGTCGAAGAACGTCTCGGGCTCGGGGATGGCGCCGTCGGCGTAGAGGTGCCGGTGCTTCTCGTCCGGGACCCACGGCCGGTGCGGTGCCTTGTGGTGCACCATCAGGCAGAAGGGCTTGTCCTGGCCGCGGTTGTCGATCCAGTCGATGGCCTGGTCGGTGACGATGTCGGTGGCGTAGCCCGGCGCCGTCGAGGCGCCATCGGCGTCGATCATCTCGGGGTGGACGTAGTCGCCTTGCCCGGGGAAGATCCTCCAGTCGTCGAACCCGCGCGGCAGCGAGGTCCCGTGTTCGCCGAGGTGCCACTTGCCGAACAGCGCTGTGGCGTAACCATGGTCCCGCAAAGCTTCGACGAACGTCGGTACCCGGTAGTCCATTTCGGTCCAGATGGACGAGACTCCGTTGATGTGGCTGTAGGTGCCGGTGAGGATCGTCGCGCGGGAGGGACTGCAGATCGCGTTGGTGCAGTACGTCGCGTCCATCCGCATGCCCTCATCGGCGATCCGGTCCAGGTGCGGGGTCTTGTTGACGTGACTGCCGTAGGCCGAGATCGCGTGCGCCGCGTGGTCGTCGGACATGATGAAGACGATGTTCGTGCGTGCCATCGGTTCCTGCTTTCTCTGGTTGGTCATCGCGCCGTCAGGAGGCGTCCAGCTCGGGTTCGAGCACGAGGTGTCCGTGCGGACCGCCGCGGACTTCCTGCATCAGCAGCCGTGCGCTCTGCGCTCCCGCCCGTTCCAGGGGGAGGCGCGAGTAAGCGAGGTTGGGCCAGATCCGCGGCGAGGGCGTTCCGCCCGCCATCGCGCCGACGAAGATTCCATCGGCGCGCACCTGGGCCGTCGACATCACCGCTTCCACGTCCGCACCCCACGAGCACACCACGGCGACCGCGTCCGACTCCTCGTGCGTCGCCGCGATGGCGGCGCCGACCCGCTCGGCGACCTCGCGCGCGTAGTCGTCGGCGTGCGGGGATGTTTCGAACTCCCGCAACCGCGCGCTGGTCAGGCCGGTCGAGACGATCCCGAGGGACAGCGAGGGGTGCTCGGCGAGCGCGCGCAGCACCGCCTGTTCCCGCTGCCGGTTGGCGCGCGACGGGACCTCCGGCTGGACGTGCAGCACGACGCGGAAACCGCGGGCGGCGACGTGCTCGATCATCTGCCGCGCACCAAGAGCGTAGTCGAAGTCCACTGTGGAGTAGGAAGCGCCGTCCGCGGCTGGGCCGCAGTCGAGCGCGACGAACGGCAGACCCTCCAACCGTGAAGCTTCGGCAAAGGCATGCGGTACCGCTTCGTCGTCGTGCCCGACGAACACGATGCCGTCGAGCCTGCCGCTGCGGTAGTCCGCGAGGTAGGCCCCGCTGGAGGGATCGGAGAGGATGGTGAGGTGCATCCGCTCCTCGGCGAGTGCGGCGCTTGCTCCCTGCACGATCGCCGCGAAACGCGGATTGGTGAGAGGTTTGGTCACCAGCATCCCGACGATGTTGCTGGAGCGGGAGCGCAGCGACCGGGCGACGCTGTTGGGGATGTAGCCGAGCTCCTTGGCGATGCGCCGCACTCGTGCCCGGGTTTCGGCCGACAGCACCACCTTCGAGGAGTCGTTGAGGGCGTAGGACACCGTCGAGACCGACACGCCGGCGCGCTCGGCGATGTCCTTCAGAGTCGGACGCATCATGCCTCCCGCTTTCGCGCGGCGTGCCGGGCGTCGAGCTCGGCGGTCTGCGCGGCGACGCGGGCCCGGTTGAGCGGGAACAGCATCAGCACGGCAGCAGCAACGGCGAACAGCACCCCGGGCACCAGGGTCGCGAGCGCGTAGATCCCCTCGACGGTGGAGTCGCTCTGGACGGGCATGCCGCTCTGGAACCCGACGAACGCCAGGGCGTAGCCACCGATGCCGCCGGAGACGGCCTGGCCCACCTTGCGAGCCCAGGTGTTGATCGAGTAGATGGACCCGTCGTCGCGGTCACCGCTGCGCATCTCCTCGGAGTCGATGACGTCGGCGATGACGGCCCAGACCAGCAGGTTGTAGAACCCGATCCCGAAGCCCGCCAGCAGGTTCAGCGCGACGAAGACCCACGGGTCGGTGACCCGCAGCGCGAAAAGCAGGAGGTAG of Saccharopolyspora erythraea contains these proteins:
- a CDS encoding LacI family DNA-binding transcriptional regulator, producing the protein MMRPTLKDIAERAGVSVSTVSYALNDSSKVVLSAETRARVRRIAKELGYIPNSVARSLRSRSSNIVGMLVTKPLTNPRFAAIVQGASAALAEERMHLTILSDPSSGAYLADYRSGRLDGIVFVGHDDEAVPHAFAEASRLEGLPFVALDCGPAADGASYSTVDFDYALGARQMIEHVAARGFRVVLHVQPEVPSRANRQREQAVLRALAEHPSLSLGIVSTGLTSARLREFETSPHADDYAREVAERVGAAIAATHEESDAVAVVCSWGADVEAVMSTAQVRADGIFVGAMAGGTPSPRIWPNLAYSRLPLERAGAQSARLLMQEVRGGPHGHLVLEPELDAS